In one Anaerohalosphaeraceae bacterium genomic region, the following are encoded:
- the hisG gene encoding ATP phosphoribosyltransferase, with product MSRQNPQQNRQTTSQKAPQPSSGEILRLGIPKGSLQAATIDLFAKAGFAITGADRSYFPQIDDPQIQLILLRAQEMSRYVEAGVLDAGFTGYDWIMENNSKVHEVCQLEYSKATSAPARWVLAVPNESTVQKPEDLEGGIIATELVGVTQRYFRRKKIRVKVEFSWGATEVKARLVNGIVELTETGSSLRANNLRIVDTVLVSTTRFIANRQAWKDPFKRRKIENLAILLNAAIDARTLVGMKMNVAKKDLPAVLQILPAEKSPTISPLADSDYAAVEIVVEEKVERELIPQLKHAGASGIITYSLNKVIH from the coding sequence ATGAGCAGACAAAACCCTCAGCAGAACCGACAGACAACCTCACAGAAAGCCCCGCAGCCCTCCTCCGGCGAGATTCTCAGGCTGGGAATCCCCAAAGGCAGTCTGCAGGCGGCCACCATTGATTTGTTTGCCAAAGCCGGCTTTGCCATCACCGGAGCGGACCGAAGCTATTTTCCGCAGATTGACGACCCGCAGATTCAGCTGATTCTGCTGCGGGCCCAGGAAATGAGCCGGTATGTGGAGGCCGGAGTCCTGGACGCCGGCTTCACCGGCTATGACTGGATTATGGAAAACAATTCCAAAGTGCACGAGGTCTGTCAGCTTGAGTACAGCAAGGCAACCTCGGCACCGGCCCGCTGGGTTCTGGCGGTTCCGAATGAATCGACTGTCCAGAAGCCTGAGGACCTCGAAGGCGGCATTATTGCCACGGAGCTGGTCGGCGTTACGCAGCGGTATTTCCGACGAAAAAAAATCCGGGTAAAAGTGGAGTTCAGCTGGGGGGCCACGGAAGTCAAGGCCCGGCTGGTCAACGGCATTGTCGAACTGACGGAGACGGGCTCCTCTCTGCGGGCGAATAATCTCCGCATTGTGGATACCGTGCTGGTTTCGACCACCCGATTTATCGCCAACCGTCAGGCCTGGAAGGATCCCTTCAAGAGACGCAAAATCGAAAACCTGGCGATTCTGCTGAACGCCGCGATTGATGCCCGGACCCTCGTCGGAATGAAGATGAACGTCGCCAAGAAGGATTTGCCGGCGGTTCTGCAGATTCTTCCGGCCGAGAAAAGCCCGACCATCTCCCCGCTGGCCGATTCCGACTATGCGGCGGTGGAAATTGTAGTGGAAGAGAAAGTCGAGCGGGAGCTCATTCCGCAGCTCAAGCATGCCGGCGCATCCGGAATTATTACCTATTCGCTCAATAAAGTGATTCATTAA